From the genome of Mycoplasma anserisalpingitidis, one region includes:
- a CDS encoding ATP-dependent Clp protease ATP-binding subunit, whose amino-acid sequence MNYTPNDNRPALEKYGRDLTKLAKENKLEPVIGRDDEIRRMIRILSRKTKNNPVLIGEPGVGKTAIVEGLAKKIIHKQVPENLLNCRVIEIDLASLIAGAMYQGQFEERLKSILKEIEEKKDEIIIFIDEIHMLIGTGKTGADSGMDAANIIKPLMARGALHLIGATTYDEYQKYIEKDAALERRMQKVIVNEPSIQDTITILRGIKERLERFHKVKIDDNSLVYAAELSSRYISDRFLPDKAIDLVDEAAATIKTEMNFIPEDLEKLNQEKIRLEMEKLALNSATKKDNQIIEINAKNLNETDIKIKELRKKWESEKNKLKDVISLQQEIEELKHKLNRSLNDGDFEQASKLKYGLIPEKENKLEEIKNANFELIKDTVTKETIAQIVSKWTKIPVNKLIQEEIDKILSLKDNLNKRIVGQEQAVKELSNTIIRSKANINDPNRPLASFLFAGPTGVGKTELARQLAYELFDSEKNMIRLDMSEFMEKHSVSKIIGSPPGYVGYGESGNLSEEIRKNPYTILLVDEIEKAHPEVLNIFLQMLDNGQITNSKGKIINCRNLIIIMTTNIGSLEILNNEIKSEKELKDLLLKHLKPEFINRFDEIIKFNPLSVENAKEISKLEINKLIKRIWDTHKIKISFDNSLLEYVVKNSFDSEFGARPIKRFIQKNIETFISMELIQNKLRVEYEYTLSVKNNELNLK is encoded by the coding sequence ATGAATTACACACCAAACGATAATCGTCCTGCTTTAGAAAAATATGGTAGAGATTTAACAAAACTTGCTAAAGAAAATAAATTAGAACCGGTCATTGGTCGTGATGACGAAATAAGAAGAATGATTAGAATTTTAAGTCGTAAGACTAAAAATAATCCTGTTCTTATTGGGGAACCAGGGGTAGGTAAAACCGCCATAGTAGAAGGCCTTGCTAAAAAAATTATACATAAACAAGTTCCTGAAAATTTATTGAATTGCAGAGTAATTGAAATTGATTTAGCTTCATTAATTGCCGGTGCTATGTATCAAGGTCAATTTGAAGAGAGATTAAAAAGTATACTAAAAGAAATTGAAGAGAAAAAAGATGAAATAATTATTTTTATTGATGAAATTCATATGTTAATTGGAACTGGTAAAACTGGCGCTGATTCAGGTATGGATGCTGCTAATATTATCAAACCTTTAATGGCACGTGGTGCACTTCATTTAATTGGTGCAACCACTTATGATGAATATCAAAAATATATCGAAAAAGATGCTGCATTAGAAAGAAGAATGCAAAAAGTTATTGTTAATGAACCAAGCATTCAAGATACAATAACAATTCTTCGAGGAATTAAAGAAAGACTTGAAAGATTCCATAAAGTTAAAATTGACGATAATTCACTTGTTTATGCAGCTGAATTATCTAGTAGATATATTTCAGACAGATTTTTGCCTGATAAAGCTATAGATTTAGTTGATGAAGCTGCTGCAACAATTAAAACCGAAATGAATTTTATTCCTGAAGATTTAGAGAAATTAAATCAGGAAAAAATTAGACTTGAAATGGAAAAATTAGCGTTAAATTCAGCAACAAAAAAGGATAATCAGATTATTGAAATTAATGCTAAAAACTTAAATGAAACTGATATAAAAATTAAAGAATTAAGAAAAAAATGAGAATCTGAAAAAAATAAACTTAAAGATGTTATTAGTCTTCAACAAGAAATTGAAGAACTTAAACATAAATTAAACAGATCATTAAATGACGGTGATTTTGAACAAGCTTCGAAATTAAAATATGGGTTAATACCCGAAAAAGAAAATAAACTTGAAGAAATTAAGAATGCTAATTTTGAATTAATCAAGGATACAGTAACTAAAGAAACAATAGCTCAAATTGTTTCGAAATGAACAAAAATACCTGTAAATAAGTTAATTCAAGAAGAAATAGATAAAATTTTATCTCTTAAAGATAATCTTAATAAAAGAATTGTTGGACAAGAACAAGCTGTAAAAGAATTAAGTAATACAATAATTCGTTCAAAAGCTAATATTAATGATCCAAACCGTCCACTAGCTAGCTTTCTTTTTGCTGGTCCAACTGGAGTTGGTAAAACAGAATTAGCTCGTCAATTAGCTTATGAATTATTTGACTCAGAAAAAAATATGATCAGACTAGACATGTCTGAATTTATGGAAAAACATAGCGTGTCTAAAATTATTGGTTCTCCACCAGGTTATGTCGGATATGGTGAATCAGGAAATCTTTCTGAAGAAATTAGAAAAAATCCTTACACAATTTTACTTGTAGATGAAATTGAAAAAGCACATCCAGAAGTATTGAATATTTTCTTACAAATGCTTGATAATGGACAAATAACAAACTCAAAAGGTAAGATAATTAATTGTAGAAACTTAATTATTATTATGACTACAAATATTGGAAGTTTGGAAATATTAAATAACGAAATAAAAAGCGAAAAAGAACTAAAAGATTTATTATTAAAACATCTTAAACCAGAATTTATAAATAGGTTTGATGAAATTATAAAATTCAATCCCCTTTCAGTTGAAAATGCTAAAGAAATATCAAAATTAGAAATTAATAAATTAATTAAAAGAATTTGAGACACCCACAAAATAAAAATTTCTTTTGATAATTCGTTGCTTGAATATGTAGTTAAAAATAGTTTTGACAGCGAATTTGGTGCTAGACCAATTAAAAGATTTATACAAAAAAATATTGAAACATTTATTAGTATGGAACTTATTCAAAATAAATTAAGAGTTGAATATGAGTATACTCTAAGTGTTAAAAATAATGAACTAAATTTAAAATAA